In a single window of the Silvimonas iriomotensis genome:
- a CDS encoding nuclear transport factor 2 family protein has protein sequence MTDEQLAGHLLQLEQQLHQQHIRADATALGRLLADDYFEQGINGTLWHKTAVIAALADEQFSQRRISRFALTRLAPDTALVTYAAERLPTPRRPGASSLRSSIWQWRDERWQMIFHQGTPLSST, from the coding sequence ATGACTGACGAGCAACTGGCCGGCCATTTATTGCAGCTGGAACAACAACTGCACCAGCAACACATCCGCGCCGACGCCACGGCGCTGGGCCGCTTGCTGGCTGATGATTATTTTGAACAGGGCATCAACGGTACGTTGTGGCACAAGACGGCGGTGATTGCGGCGCTGGCAGACGAACAGTTTTCACAACGGCGCATCAGCCGCTTTGCGCTGACCCGGCTGGCACCCGATACGGCGCTGGTCACCTATGCCGCAGAACGGCTGCCCACGCCCCGGCGGCCGGGTGCCAGTTCGTTACGCAGTTCAATCTGGCAATGGCGGGATGAGCGCTGGCAGATGATTTTCCATCAAGGCACGCCATTGTCATCAACCTGA
- a CDS encoding class I SAM-dependent methyltransferase has protein sequence MSAAVIAPDFTAVRTALWRALHLEVDAAPPVLQDEVGLQLAAPDNGWRERPDMHPQRTAPFRASIIARARYIEDQVIDGIKEGVARQYVLLGAGLDSFALRRPDIAAQMNIFEVDQPGHQTWKKARLAELDMTPPASVHFVPVDFEAGDDWLKHLGKAGFRTDEPAIVTSTGVSMYLTHEAIVAMLRQVAALAKGSRFVMTFLCPIDMADADLQPVLRMGEAGAAASGTPFISYFAPQEIVDLALAAGFSAVAHVSADDLAASYFAGRSDGLRPPARCEELIVATV, from the coding sequence ATGTCCGCTGCTGTCATCGCCCCGGATTTCACCGCTGTTCGCACTGCGCTGTGGCGCGCACTGCATCTGGAAGTCGATGCGGCGCCGCCCGTGCTGCAGGACGAGGTTGGCCTGCAACTGGCCGCTCCGGATAACGGCTGGCGCGAGCGGCCGGACATGCACCCGCAACGCACTGCGCCGTTCCGCGCCTCGATCATCGCCCGCGCGCGGTATATCGAGGATCAAGTGATCGACGGGATCAAGGAAGGCGTGGCCCGTCAGTATGTATTGCTGGGCGCGGGGCTGGATTCATTTGCCTTGCGCCGGCCGGATATCGCCGCGCAGATGAATATCTTTGAAGTGGATCAGCCCGGGCACCAGACATGGAAAAAAGCCCGGCTGGCAGAACTGGACATGACGCCGCCCGCGTCGGTGCACTTTGTGCCGGTGGATTTTGAAGCGGGCGATGACTGGCTCAAGCATCTGGGTAAAGCCGGTTTTCGCACTGATGAACCGGCGATCGTGACCTCGACCGGCGTCAGCATGTACCTGACGCATGAGGCCATTGTTGCCATGCTGCGGCAGGTGGCCGCGCTGGCCAAAGGCTCCCGGTTTGTCATGACTTTCCTGTGCCCGATTGATATGGCCGATGCCGACCTGCAACCCGTTTTGCGCATGGGCGAGGCGGGGGCGGCCGCCAGCGGCACGCCCTTTATCAGTTACTTTGCCCCGCAAGAGATCGTTGATCTGGCGCTGGCTGCGGGTTTCAGCGCGGTCGCGCATGTGTCGGCTGATGATCTGGCCGCCAGCTACTTTGCCGGGCGCAGCGACGGCCTGCGCCCGCCAGCGCGCTGTGAAGAGCTGATCGTGGCGACGGTGTAA